The following are from one region of the Poecilia reticulata strain Guanapo linkage group LG7, Guppy_female_1.0+MT, whole genome shotgun sequence genome:
- the LOC103467455 gene encoding secreted frizzled-related protein 5 has protein sequence MFSQLASLLLLLILAGSSKPVSLRRGQAQLDGHIRTEDVLQSVFKDKGRDLTSVDSRKEDVFGDSPSSKQGIAASAEDGEAWGEPGAPSNFRSTHLISDGKLWDPRFSSRCVPIPSSMALCYNIGYDTMRIPNLLGHDSPAEAVQQSASWLPLLARECHPDARIFLCSLFAPICLDRFISPCRSLCESVRDSCAPIMSCYGYPWPEILRCDQYPADHLVCISSITNATAYTGARGVPQASCRDCELEEASSPKETLETFCRSDFVVKLRLTRLRYSPVSLSQFSLAAKLDVLKRGSLLGGQIRSRIELWLERDATCVRNMTRQHPRGGTFLVTGTVQGERLVVNKAYAWQRQDRSLTAAVRKWKSHRCRN, from the exons ATGTTCTCCCAGTTAGCTTCTTTGCTCCTTCTCCTCATACTTGCTGGGTCCAGCAAACCGGTGAGTCTACGCAGAGGTCAAGCACAGCTGGACGGACATATCAGGACAGAAGACGTGCTTCAATCTGTGTTTAAGGACAAGGGCAGAGACCTGACAAGTGTGGACAGCAGGAAAGAAGATGTATTTGGAGATTCTCCTTCTTCAAAGCAAGGAATCGCAGCGTCAGCAGAAGACGGAGAAGCGTGGGGAGAGCCTGGAGCTCCGTCTAACTTCAGATCCACACACTTAATAAGCGACGGTAAACTGTGGGATCCCCGCTTCTCTTCTCGATGTGTGCCAATCCCTTCCAGCATGGCTTTGTGCTACAACATTGGCTATGACACAATGCGCATCCCGAACCTCCTAGGCCATGATTCCCCAGCTGAGGCTGTCCAGCAGAGCGCCAGCTGGCTGCCACTGTTGGCCAGAGAGTGCCATCCAGACGCTCGCATTTTCCTCTGCTCTCTTTTTGCTCCGATCTGCCTAGACAG GTTTATCTCCCCCTGCAGAAGTTTGTGTGAATCTGTGCGGGACAGCTGTGCGCCAATCATGAGTTGCTATGGCTACCCCTGGCCTGAAATCCTGCGGTGTGACCAGTATCCTGCAGACCACCTCGTGTGCATCTCCTCCATCACCAATGCAACTGCTTACACGGGGGCGCGCGGAG TGCCTCAGGCAAGCTGTCGGGACTGTGAGCTGGAGGAGGCATCCTCCCCAAAAGAGACACTGGAGACCTTCTGTAGGAGTGATTTTG TTGTGAAGCTGCGTCTGACGAGGCTTAGGTATAGTCCAGTAAGTCTATCTCAGTTCTCCTTGGCTGCCAAGCTGGACGTCTTAAAGCGCGGGTCTCTGCTAGGTGGGCAGATTCGCTCACGCATTGAACTGTGGCTAGAGAGAGATGCCACATGCGTTCGGAACATGACCCGACAGCATCCAAGAGGCGGCACCTTCCTAGTAACCGGGACAGTCCAGGGGGAGCGCCTGGTGGTCAATAAGGCTTACGCTTGGCAAAGACAAGACAGAAGCCTCACTGCAGCTGTGCGCAAGTGGAAAAGTCACAGGTGCAGGAACTAA